Proteins co-encoded in one Arachis stenosperma cultivar V10309 chromosome 7, arast.V10309.gnm1.PFL2, whole genome shotgun sequence genomic window:
- the LOC130941951 gene encoding RING-H2 finger protein ATL11-like: MTQNGSLVEHYYMISFLLFALLMQKPPEATSQLITAAKTPTYLSQTSPMEPPNKNSMVAIMIIIVFMFLLSAFISLYSRHCTRRPARVQSRRLNIAMVADELNDRRSHSECVGLSQETIETFPTCLYSSVKGHKIGTCALACAVCISEFEDQETLRLIPKCSHVFHPTCIDAWLASHSTCPVCRADLDPTQNDVHSSSIFSIHIPDDDVINEMEEQGQSNEQEDAAADVMGRDQNDVVEPFSSKGDLLRRSRTVNDVMTGQTLRSLLFPRSNSAGTSLTRVQTGDKDFERFTLRLPSGVRSEVFMNSRLKRAKTCVGLVRMSSGTKGYRTGSVGNCRGDYERWRFTLTPPFLTKNWSRLGRRSASAQCLGVEVDNNNVGERSSDLLFPPSTA; this comes from the coding sequence ATGACCCAAAACGGCAGTCTTGTCGAACACTACTACATGATCAGTTTCCTCCTCTTTGCCCTTCTCATGCAGAAGCCGCCAGAAGCAACATCTCAGCTGATAACTGCCGcaaaaaccccaacatatttgTCTCAAACATCCCCAATGGAACCACCCAACAAAAATTCCATGGTGGCCATCATGATCATCATCGTCTTTATGTTCCTCCTCTCAGCCTTCATCTCGCTCTACTCGCGCCACTGCACTCGTCGCCCAGCCCGCGTACAGTCTCGCAGGCTGAATATCGCCATGGTAGCGGACGAACTTAACGATCGCCGATCGCACAGTGAGTGTGTTGGCCTCAGCCAAGAGACAATCGAAACATTCCCTACTTGTCTCTACTCCTCCGTGAAGGGCCACAAGATCGGCACGTGCGCATTGGCATGCGCGGTGTGCATAAGCGAGTTCGAGGACCAAGAGACCCTTCGCTTGATCCCCAAATGCAGCCACGTGTTTCACCCAACCTGCATCGACGCCTGGCTGGCATCTCACTCCACGTGTCCCGTTTGCCGCGCCGACCTCGATCCAACGCAAAACGACGTCCATTCATCTTCCATATTCTCAATTCACATTCCTGATGATGACGTCATCAACGAAATGGAGGAGCAGGGCCAAAGCAACGAACAAGAGGACGCTGCTGCTGATGTTATGGGCAGGGATCAAAACGACGTCGTCGAACCGTTTTCATCGAAAGGTGATTTGCTACGTAGAAGCCGTACGGTGAACGATGTTATGACAGGCCAAACCCTGCGTTCTTTATTGTTTCCGCGGTCTAACTCGGCCGGAACATCCTTAACCAGGGTTCAGACCGGTGATAAGGATTTTGAAAGGTTTACTCTGAGGTTACCGAGTGGGGTTCGAAGCGAGGTTTTCATGAACTCGAGATTGAAGCGTGCAAAGACTTGTGTGGGGTTAGTGAGAATGAGTAGTGGGACAAAGGGGTATAGGACAGGAAGCGTTGGCAACTGCCGCGGCGATTACGAGCGGTGGCGGTTTACTTTGACGCCACCGTTTTTGACCAAGAATTGGAGTCGGTTAGGGAGAAGATCTGCATCGGCTCAGTGTTTAGGGGTGGAGGTGGATAATAATAATGTTGGTGAGCGATCTTCTGATCTCTTGTTCCCTCCATCGACAGCTTAA